TGTCTGTCTGCCCGCCGTTTCCGAGGCTGATCAGAGTTGCGGTGGCAGCAGCACGGGCTTCCTCAGCCCAGCCGGTGGTCACATGGTAGAGCGTCGAGACTTCGGATTCTGGTTCCAGGCTCAGCAGCCCACCCGAGATCTCCATGACCTGGTTGGTGAGCGCTGCCAACATCTGTGTGACGTCCGCGTAAGACCGCGTGAGTGAGTCGAGAGCGGGGCTGGCGTAAGGGCTGTGGTAGCCGCCGTTAGAGAGAACGGCGCCAAATGGAGGGACCTCTTCGGGGCCGATGAAGGCTGGATTGTTCGACGAAGTTCGAAGTGCAGTTGAGGCCAGTTCTTCGATGGTGGCCGCGGTGCGACGGAACCATCCAAGCACACGTGGCATGCTCCGGAATGAGACCGGGGCTTGGTAGGCCAGGTGCTGGATGCCTTCCGCGCCTTCAAGGTATCCACGGATGTTGCCAACAGTCTCGGCGATGTATGGGTCGTTCCAGAGTGATTCGAATTTCTGGTCGAAGTGCTGCAGTGGGGAAGATACGGCAAAGGCTGCCAACGCGAAAGTCAGTTCCAGTGTCTTGGCGTACTTACGGCTGCCAACGGCTGCATCCGCTAGAGCCGCGGCGGCAACAGGGGATCCGTTGATCATGGCCATGCCTTCGCCCACTTGCAGGCTTCCGTTGAAGAGTTCGCGGAAGAGGTAGCCAAGGGGGATGATATCGCCGGGTTCACCGTTGCCCCTCAGCGGGAGTTTGGGAAGTTCGGGCTGGGTGAGCAGGCCCAAGATGCGGCTGACTGTCGCGGAGCGTAGGCAACCGGTCCCGTTGATGTAGTCTGCCAAGCGTGCCACGACAATGCCGCGGACAAGTCGTTCCGGAAGTCTTTCCCCGAAGGAAGCCCCGGAGGCAGGCAGGCGGGAGGCAAACTCGTCGTAGCCGTCGGCGTCCAGGACGTGCTTGGCCCCGACATGATGCCTGGTAGTGATGCCATAAAGATGCGCGTTGCGGTTGCCCTGAACATAGTCGAGGAATTGTTCGCGGCGAGTGTCGATCCTCGCCGCCAATTGTGGGGAAAGCTCTGCCGTGGCGTTTCGACGTGCGACATCGTCGAAGAGATCCAGTGTGATGTCCTCGATCGTGGAAATGAGGTGATGCATTATGCTCCTTTGTTTCGTTTCTAAGTTTCGGTCGGCCCTCTAGGCCGGAATCTTTTCTAGGTCGCGATCGTCATCTGGTGTGAGTGCGTCATGTCCACCCGCAGCTGCCGTGAGTGCCAAGCCACGGGTTTCGGGCGCCCAGAGAACGCAGGCGATAAGCCCGATACCTGCGATTGCTGCCGTTATGAGGGTTACGGTGTGGACTCCCCAGCTATCCATGCCGATTGGCAAGAGGAAGGTGCCTACTGCTGCGCCGATCCGACTGAACGCGACAGCGATTCCCATCGCGGTTCCCCGGATTTCGGTTGGGAACAGCTCGGTCGGGTACACGATGTCCAGCGAGGACATGGCTGAGGAAACCAATGCGAAGAGCGCGAAGCATGCCACGACGTACCAGAGAGGCGCGTTGGCCCATATCCCGAGGCCCGCCGTGGAAAGGACGAGGACTGAGAAGGAAATAGTCGCATATGGGCGCCTGCCTACACGGGTGATCGCATAGACGCCGAGGGCGCCACCGATCAGCAGAAAGATGTCGACGGTCAGCGTCTGGACGAAAGACGGTCCGGTAGAGAGGCTTTCCAAGATTGAAGGAAGGAACGTGAAGACCGCAAAATACGGCACGACCTGGCAGAACCAGAACAAACATACAAAGCCGAGGCGGCGGCGGTGGAAGGGCTGCAGTAGAAGGCGCAAGGGGCTGCCCTCTGTGCCGTTCGTGCGACCAGTGCTCCCTGCCGTGACGACGTCAGCCATGGTTGCGTTTGGCTCGATGTGCTTCCGGATTACCGCGAGGGCTTCGTCGAACCGGCCTTTCTCGATAAGCCAGCGGGGGGACTCCGGGATGCCCAGCCGAAGGAAGACGAGGAGTACGGCCGGGATGGCCCCGGCTACCAACATCCAACGCCAGGAATCAGGAGACGTATCTGCCATTGCCGAGCCGAGGATGAAGGAAGCAACGTAGCCGACAGTCCAGATGGCCGGACCTGATGCCAGCAGCGCGGCCCGGTATTTCTTGGGAGAGAATTCGGCGATCACCGTCGGCCCGACTGCATAATCGGCACCCACTGCGATGCCCAGCAGTAACCTGATCACGAAGAGTGCGGCGGCCGATTCGACTCCCAGCTGGGCCAGTGACAGGAGTGCGATCGCCACCATGTCGGCTATGAAGAGCTTCTTTCGGCCGATCTTGTCGGTGAGCCAGCCGAAGAATGATGCTCCGACGAACAGTCCGATGAGTGCCGAAGCGCCGAGCAGTCCGCTCATGAGAGGTGAAACTTCCCGGCTGGCCGCGAAGAGCGGCAGAGCCGGCGCGATGATGCCCAGTACGAAGCCATCGCAGAACTGGCCCGCGGAGCCTGCGATTGCGGTCCGGATATGAAATTTAGAGAGCTTTGCCTCGTCTAGTAGCGAAGAAGCCATTGGGTTCTTGTCCTTCCGTGTGCTTCAGCATCCGCTGGCCGGTCGGCCACTCAGCTTTGAGAACGTGCGGAGCGAAGGCGGGGATGTGTTCCTCTTTGAGGTTCAACTCACACCAGTATGTCACCAAATTATGACGACAGTCACTAATCTGCCATAAATTTCTTTTGCCGGC
This window of the Arthrobacter sp. StoSoilB5 genome carries:
- a CDS encoding aromatic amino acid lyase, encoding MHHLISTIEDITLDLFDDVARRNATAELSPQLAARIDTRREQFLDYVQGNRNAHLYGITTRHHVGAKHVLDADGYDEFASRLPASGASFGERLPERLVRGIVVARLADYINGTGCLRSATVSRILGLLTQPELPKLPLRGNGEPGDIIPLGYLFRELFNGSLQVGEGMAMINGSPVAAAALADAAVGSRKYAKTLELTFALAAFAVSSPLQHFDQKFESLWNDPYIAETVGNIRGYLEGAEGIQHLAYQAPVSFRSMPRVLGWFRRTAATIEELASTALRTSSNNPAFIGPEEVPPFGAVLSNGGYHSPYASPALDSLTRSYADVTQMLAALTNQVMEISGGLLSLEPESEVSTLYHVTTGWAEEARAAATATLISLGNGGQTDTGTLDLLAWRKSNEAAQAVEAASTVLAVAAAHTVVRKGIQATGELAIFHDDILRAFPVGTKPVEFDARLSEVRSLMHQEGHQALFV
- a CDS encoding MFS transporter; the encoded protein is MASSLLDEAKLSKFHIRTAIAGSAGQFCDGFVLGIIAPALPLFAASREVSPLMSGLLGASALIGLFVGASFFGWLTDKIGRKKLFIADMVAIALLSLAQLGVESAAALFVIRLLLGIAVGADYAVGPTVIAEFSPKKYRAALLASGPAIWTVGYVASFILGSAMADTSPDSWRWMLVAGAIPAVLLVFLRLGIPESPRWLIEKGRFDEALAVIRKHIEPNATMADVVTAGSTGRTNGTEGSPLRLLLQPFHRRRLGFVCLFWFCQVVPYFAVFTFLPSILESLSTGPSFVQTLTVDIFLLIGGALGVYAITRVGRRPYATISFSVLVLSTAGLGIWANAPLWYVVACFALFALVSSAMSSLDIVYPTELFPTEIRGTAMGIAVAFSRIGAAVGTFLLPIGMDSWGVHTVTLITAAIAGIGLIACVLWAPETRGLALTAAAGGHDALTPDDDRDLEKIPA